The DNA window TGCTCTCCAGGTCTGTTACAGCTTGTCGATTAAGCTGAATCTCAGCCTGCAACTTCAggatttcctcatttttaactTGGTTTTCaccctccttttcttttaagctgtttttggttgctttgatttcttgttCTAGCATTTCCTTCATTTGTGTATATTCTACCAAAGatattgaagatttttttagaTCCAACAGCTCCTGCTGTAGTTCTCCTACTTTTAGTGTCTCTTTGTCATAacattccttctttcttctgagGGCTTCCTTCAGATCCTCTATAGTGTGACCAAGCGCCTTCTTCAAGGCTTCAATTTGTTCCACTGAAAGGTGCTGACCCTCCATAGGAGCCTGCAGAGGTACGGTCTGCTTGGCACTCTCCTGCAGCtcacctttctcttctttgttgCCTGTatatttctgcagcagttctCTCAGTTGCTTATTCAGCTCCTCCATTTtgcttgcaaacattttttccaattcaTGGGATTTCTCGGCAAGGATATAGTTCTGTTGCAAGTCATTTTGGATGGACAAAATGCCATTTCTGAGCTTTTCATTCTCCTCTTTGTACTTCATGTTTTCCTCCTCACTTTCTCTGCACTTCTGCACCTGTTCCTGTAACTGtgcttttaattctttcacTGTAGCTTCAAAGCTTTGTTCTCGGTCTTCAAAGGAGGCAACTGGGGCATATCTTGATTTAATGCACTCTTGAATTGTGTCAAGTTCCTTCTTTTGGGCTTCAATTTCTGCATGTAACTGTAAGATTTCTTCTTGACCCCTCTTATATTCAGCCATTATTGCAGCATTGTTTTCCTGAAGTTCCtgcatgcttttatttacaGTAGTCACTTTGGCTTCATGATCTTTTAAGCTTATATACTCAGTTTGTAATTGATTCTGTAAAAGTTTCACCTTATTTTTCAAGgttccattttcttcatttacccTCACAAATTCTCGCTTTATCTcttcagttttttctttcagatctgaCAGCTCCCTATTAGTCTCTTCTAGTGTGTtattcaaaactgttttaatcTCTTCATGTGTTGTAGCCAAAACATACTGATCCCTGAGAGTTTCTCTTATGACTGTGTTTTCAGACACTAgtttgcacattttttcttgttcatcatcatattttttctgaagctcaGCAAGCTGATTTTCAAGTTCAATACCACTAGATTTTAGagcttccatttcttttttgtgctgCTCCGGAGACAGGTACACAGCTTGGAAGTGGCTGATGTTCTCACTTAAGTTGTTCTTCTCCACCagtaatttttcagcttctgctctgctttcattgtactttttagttatttcaaaaagctttttggtCAGATCACCAACAGTCacatcacttgtttttttcaattcttCGTGAATTTTTAAAGGCACATtctggctttttatttcagtttttagcACTTGGATTTGTTGTTTAAGCATCTTGTTATCAACCTGAAATCTTTCAAgttccttctgcagagcctgaTTCTTCTGTGATaattcagaaattgtttttccaAGTTCCTCACTTCTTTGCTCAAATCCACTCCTCATTTGTTCATGGTCTTCTGGCTTTATACGCTGAGCAAGTTTAGCTTTCTGACTCTCAGCTTCCTTCTTCAAAAGGCGAATCTCTGCCTGCAGTTTTTCATGCTCTCCTTCCATCTCTGCTAACTTCCTTGCTTTCTCATTCACTTCGTTTGATAACACACTcttcatgttttcaaatttcTCTGAAGTTACAGAGTGGGCtaactttgctgctgtttctttgaGCCGTCCTTCTAACTCCaggacattttttccctttttatctcGCTCCATCTCCAACTTAACAAGTTCCTTCTGCAACCTTTTATTCTCTTCTACCAGccttccttcatctctcttAAATTCTGCCACTAGCAATTCATTCTGCTTAATCTGGTTCCTTAGTTTACCCACCTCAGCGGAGGCTCCTtcatactttgttttcatttctttcaactGATCCTTCAGCTCCTCTGTTAGCTTACTGTTTCCCGAAGCAGCTTCGTTAGTCAAGTGATCTTTCAGAGCAAGAAAGTGGGTCTGCATTTGCTTAACTTTGCCTTCCGAGTCAAACATTCTCTTCTGTACATCTTTTAAAGCATCTTCCAGTTGTTTTATCTGTCCGTCGGATTCCTCCTTGGTTCTTTCACATTCTGATGCCAAAGCTTTACATTCAGATACCTTGTGAGACAGTTCTCTCTGCaatttgcttatttcttcttttgctgcaCCATAGCAGGTCCTCATGTTGTCAAGCTCTTTCTTTaaagtttccttctctgaacTGGATGATTGGTTAGGCAGGGACAGCTCCAGGGGTCTCAGCATAGACCTAGACTGAAGATAAATTGGCACAAAAGTAGATAAACACTTACAGATTTCACAAGTCATGCACACATGCATTGTCATATTCATAACTACCTTATATCTATGCTGATATGAGCATAaaattttcagagctttttttttttaaatacactatTCTATTCCTGCCCATActataaaacacatttcagcttTCAACAATAAAAATTGATTATAATTCtagttattttttcccagtcatCAGACATTACTGACATTAAAATGCAGGTACAgtacattcattttattttccctcattATTCATATTTAATCATACATCTgctcaaagaaattaaatttagtaAGCGTTCCCTCCCTCAAGCAGATGAGAACAACACTAAAAAGGAATCGGAAGAGACTGAGTATGTCATGGTTAGCAGGACCTCGTCTCAGAAATGATTgaagaaaacagtcattttattCCCCAACCAGTAAAGGCTATAAGAACTTTCGCTGTTCTGCTATGAGGTCTTCACTGCCAACCTTCACTTTGCTATCAGGCACTATGGTCATTACATGGCACAGACCTGTTCTGAGGAACTCAGTCGTGCTCCAAGCACTTACTACTTTCAGGTCACTTCCTGACACGATGAGCTTAAAGCCACTTATTTCCTGCTTGGGacagggtttgggttt is part of the Cygnus atratus isolate AKBS03 ecotype Queensland, Australia chromosome 11, CAtr_DNAZoo_HiC_assembly, whole genome shotgun sequence genome and encodes:
- the UACA gene encoding uveal autoantigen with coiled-coil domains and ankyrin repeats isoform X3, giving the protein MKSLKSRLRKHEAVIAGSTLNTDWNKYDDRLMKAAERGDVEKVSSILAKKGVCPTKLDVEGRSAFHVVASKGNLDCLNTILIHGVDIIATDAAGRNALHLAAKYGHALCLQKLLQYNCPTENVDLQGRTALHDAAMSDCSSSIQLLCDHGASVNAKDGDGRTPLVLATQMCRPTVCQLLIDRGADVNARDKQNRTALMLGCEYGCKDAVEVLLKNGADVSLVDGLGHDCAYYARIGDNIDILTLIKAAIEDSGKGRDTMKKGQSEQKMSNMPQKWNRLHAQEEVNVRLYQKEHNAQELELENQDLKDRMREVQEEQRMLLDRISGLQLQLNEKDELKKILTTKEKQQEESLRTIEALKAKLKYYEVDFVASGSNFGNRKEDLLLKQGQVFAVESQSRSMLRPLELSLPNQSSSSEKETLKKELDNMRTCYGAAKEEISKLQRELSHKVSECKALASECERTKEESDGQIKQLEDALKDVQKRMFDSEGKVKQMQTHFLALKDHLTNEAASGNSKLTEELKDQLKEMKTKYEGASAEVGKLRNQIKQNELLVAEFKRDEGRLVEENKRLQKELVKLEMERDKKGKNVLELEGRLKETAAKLAHSVTSEKFENMKSVLSNEVNEKARKLAEMEGEHEKLQAEIRLLKKEAESQKAKLAQRIKPEDHEQMRSGFEQRSEELGKTISELSQKNQALQKELERFQVDNKMLKQQIQVLKTEIKSQNVPLKIHEELKKTSDVTVGDLTKKLFEITKKYNESRAEAEKLLVEKNNLSENISHFQAVYLSPEQHKKEMEALKSSGIELENQLAELQKKYDDEQEKMCKLVSENTVIRETLRDQYVLATTHEEIKTVLNNTLEETNRELSDLKEKTEEIKREFVRVNEENGTLKNKVKLLQNQLQTEYISLKDHEAKVTTVNKSMQELQENNAAIMAEYKRGQEEILQLHAEIEAQKKELDTIQECIKSRYAPVASFEDREQSFEATVKELKAQLQEQVQKCRESEEENMKYKEENEKLRNGILSIQNDLQQNYILAEKSHELEKMFASKMEELNKQLRELLQKYTGNKEEKGELQESAKQTVPLQAPMEGQHLSVEQIEALKKALGHTIEDLKEALRRKKECYDKETLKVGELQQELLDLKKSSISLVEYTQMKEMLEQEIKATKNSLKEKEGENQVKNEEILKLQAEIQLNRQAVTDLESKEMIDMSEYKSMKSTLEAQINSIAEDLSCVNKKYEEACEEALQAKKNELSLKDEKELLQLRSCSIEQEIKDQKERCDKSLMTIIDLQKRIQESAKQVEAKDNKITELLNDVERLKQALNGLSQLTYTSGIPSKRQNQQVEMLQNQVKTLQQQLADAKRQHQEVVSVYRTHLLSAVQGHMDEDVQAALLQIIRMRQGLVC
- the UACA gene encoding uveal autoantigen with coiled-coil domains and ankyrin repeats isoform X1; protein product: MLPLQLACCCARCWWFFPLLQKTHGKERSFFWEVAAKPKPARRVVVADVHLCCRGELHLVNVPVKGRGLNTDWNKYDDRLMKAAERGDVEKVSSILAKKGVCPTKLDVEGRSAFHVVASKGNLDCLNTILIHGVDIIATDAAGRNALHLAAKYGHALCLQKLLQYNCPTENVDLQGRTALHDAAMSDCSSSIQLLCDHGASVNAKDGDGRTPLVLATQMCRPTVCQLLIDRGADVNARDKQNRTALMLGCEYGCKDAVEVLLKNGADVSLVDGLGHDCAYYARIGDNIDILTLIKAAIEDSGKGRDTMKKGQSEQKMSNMPQKWNRLHAQEEVNVRLYQKEHNAQELELENQDLKDRMREVQEEQRMLLDRISGLQLQLNEEQMFADDLENEKDELKKILTTKEKQQEESLRTIEALKAKLKYYEVDFVASGSNFGNRKEDLLLKQGQVFAVESQSRSMLRPLELSLPNQSSSSEKETLKKELDNMRTCYGAAKEEISKLQRELSHKVSECKALASECERTKEESDGQIKQLEDALKDVQKRMFDSEGKVKQMQTHFLALKDHLTNEAASGNSKLTEELKDQLKEMKTKYEGASAEVGKLRNQIKQNELLVAEFKRDEGRLVEENKRLQKELVKLEMERDKKGKNVLELEGRLKETAAKLAHSVTSEKFENMKSVLSNEVNEKARKLAEMEGEHEKLQAEIRLLKKEAESQKAKLAQRIKPEDHEQMRSGFEQRSEELGKTISELSQKNQALQKELERFQVDNKMLKQQIQVLKTEIKSQNVPLKIHEELKKTSDVTVGDLTKKLFEITKKYNESRAEAEKLLVEKNNLSENISHFQAVYLSPEQHKKEMEALKSSGIELENQLAELQKKYDDEQEKMCKLVSENTVIRETLRDQYVLATTHEEIKTVLNNTLEETNRELSDLKEKTEEIKREFVRVNEENGTLKNKVKLLQNQLQTEYISLKDHEAKVTTVNKSMQELQENNAAIMAEYKRGQEEILQLHAEIEAQKKELDTIQECIKSRYAPVASFEDREQSFEATVKELKAQLQEQVQKCRESEEENMKYKEENEKLRNGILSIQNDLQQNYILAEKSHELEKMFASKMEELNKQLRELLQKYTGNKEEKGELQESAKQTVPLQAPMEGQHLSVEQIEALKKALGHTIEDLKEALRRKKECYDKETLKVGELQQELLDLKKSSISLVEYTQMKEMLEQEIKATKNSLKEKEGENQVKNEEILKLQAEIQLNRQAVTDLESKEMIDMSEYKSMKSTLEAQINSIAEDLSCVNKKYEEACEEALQAKKNELSLKDEKELLQLRSCSIEQEIKDQKERCDKSLMTIIDLQKRIQESAKQVEAKDNKITELLNDVERLKQALNGLSQLTYTSGIPSKRQNQQVEMLQNQVKTLQQQLADAKRQHQEVVSVYRTHLLSAVQGHMDEDVQAALLQIIRMRQGLVC
- the UACA gene encoding uveal autoantigen with coiled-coil domains and ankyrin repeats isoform X2, translating into MLPLQLACCCARCWWFFPLLQKTHGKERSFFWEVAAKPKPARRVVVADVHLCCRGELHLVNVPVKGRGLNTDWNKYDDRLMKAAERGDVEKVSSILAKKGVCPTKLDVEGRSAFHVVASKGNLDCLNTILIHGVDIIATDAAGRNALHLAAKYGHALCLQKLLQYNCPTENVDLQGRTALHDAAMSDCSSSIQLLCDHGASVNAKDGDGRTPLVLATQMCRPTVCQLLIDRGADVNARDKQNRTALMLGCEYGCKDAVEVLLKNGADVSLVDGLGHDCAYYARIGDNIDILTLIKAAIEDSGKGRDTMKKGQSEQKMSNMPQKWNRLHAQEEVNVRLYQKEHNAQELELENQDLKDRMREVQEEQRMLLDRISGLQLQLNEKDELKKILTTKEKQQEESLRTIEALKAKLKYYEVDFVASGSNFGNRKEDLLLKQGQVFAVESQSRSMLRPLELSLPNQSSSSEKETLKKELDNMRTCYGAAKEEISKLQRELSHKVSECKALASECERTKEESDGQIKQLEDALKDVQKRMFDSEGKVKQMQTHFLALKDHLTNEAASGNSKLTEELKDQLKEMKTKYEGASAEVGKLRNQIKQNELLVAEFKRDEGRLVEENKRLQKELVKLEMERDKKGKNVLELEGRLKETAAKLAHSVTSEKFENMKSVLSNEVNEKARKLAEMEGEHEKLQAEIRLLKKEAESQKAKLAQRIKPEDHEQMRSGFEQRSEELGKTISELSQKNQALQKELERFQVDNKMLKQQIQVLKTEIKSQNVPLKIHEELKKTSDVTVGDLTKKLFEITKKYNESRAEAEKLLVEKNNLSENISHFQAVYLSPEQHKKEMEALKSSGIELENQLAELQKKYDDEQEKMCKLVSENTVIRETLRDQYVLATTHEEIKTVLNNTLEETNRELSDLKEKTEEIKREFVRVNEENGTLKNKVKLLQNQLQTEYISLKDHEAKVTTVNKSMQELQENNAAIMAEYKRGQEEILQLHAEIEAQKKELDTIQECIKSRYAPVASFEDREQSFEATVKELKAQLQEQVQKCRESEEENMKYKEENEKLRNGILSIQNDLQQNYILAEKSHELEKMFASKMEELNKQLRELLQKYTGNKEEKGELQESAKQTVPLQAPMEGQHLSVEQIEALKKALGHTIEDLKEALRRKKECYDKETLKVGELQQELLDLKKSSISLVEYTQMKEMLEQEIKATKNSLKEKEGENQVKNEEILKLQAEIQLNRQAVTDLESKEMIDMSEYKSMKSTLEAQINSIAEDLSCVNKKYEEACEEALQAKKNELSLKDEKELLQLRSCSIEQEIKDQKERCDKSLMTIIDLQKRIQESAKQVEAKDNKITELLNDVERLKQALNGLSQLTYTSGIPSKRQNQQVEMLQNQVKTLQQQLADAKRQHQEVVSVYRTHLLSAVQGHMDEDVQAALLQIIRMRQGLVC
- the UACA gene encoding uveal autoantigen with coiled-coil domains and ankyrin repeats isoform X4, with amino-acid sequence MMTCWFSCAAKDTLNTDWNKYDDRLMKAAERGDVEKVSSILAKKGVCPTKLDVEGRSAFHVVASKGNLDCLNTILIHGVDIIATDAAGRNALHLAAKYGHALCLQKLLQYNCPTENVDLQGRTALHDAAMSDCSSSIQLLCDHGASVNAKDGDGRTPLVLATQMCRPTVCQLLIDRGADVNARDKQNRTALMLGCEYGCKDAVEVLLKNGADVSLVDGLGHDCAYYARIGDNIDILTLIKAAIEDSGKGRDTMKKGQSEQKMSNMPQKWNRLHAQEEVNVRLYQKEHNAQELELENQDLKDRMREVQEEQRMLLDRISGLQLQLNEEQMFADDLENEKDELKKILTTKEKQQEESLRTIEALKAKLKYYEVDFVASGSNFGNRKEDLLLKQGQVFAVESQSRSMLRPLELSLPNQSSSSEKETLKKELDNMRTCYGAAKEEISKLQRELSHKVSECKALASECERTKEESDGQIKQLEDALKDVQKRMFDSEGKVKQMQTHFLALKDHLTNEAASGNSKLTEELKDQLKEMKTKYEGASAEVGKLRNQIKQNELLVAEFKRDEGRLVEENKRLQKELVKLEMERDKKGKNVLELEGRLKETAAKLAHSVTSEKFENMKSVLSNEVNEKARKLAEMEGEHEKLQAEIRLLKKEAESQKAKLAQRIKPEDHEQMRSGFEQRSEELGKTISELSQKNQALQKELERFQVDNKMLKQQIQVLKTEIKSQNVPLKIHEELKKTSDVTVGDLTKKLFEITKKYNESRAEAEKLLVEKNNLSENISHFQAVYLSPEQHKKEMEALKSSGIELENQLAELQKKYDDEQEKMCKLVSENTVIRETLRDQYVLATTHEEIKTVLNNTLEETNRELSDLKEKTEEIKREFVRVNEENGTLKNKVKLLQNQLQTEYISLKDHEAKVTTVNKSMQELQENNAAIMAEYKRGQEEILQLHAEIEAQKKELDTIQECIKSRYAPVASFEDREQSFEATVKELKAQLQEQVQKCRESEEENMKYKEENEKLRNGILSIQNDLQQNYILAEKSHELEKMFASKMEELNKQLRELLQKYTGNKEEKGELQESAKQTVPLQAPMEGQHLSVEQIEALKKALGHTIEDLKEALRRKKECYDKETLKVGELQQELLDLKKSSISLVEYTQMKEMLEQEIKATKNSLKEKEGENQVKNEEILKLQAEIQLNRQAVTDLESKEMIDMSEYKSMKSTLEAQINSIAEDLSCVNKKYEEACEEALQAKKNELSLKDEKELLQLRSCSIEQEIKDQKERCDKSLMTIIDLQKRIQESAKQVEAKDNKITELLNDVERLKQALNGLSQLTYTSGIPSKRQNQQVEMLQNQVKTLQQQLADAKRQHQEVVSVYRTHLLSAVQGHMDEDVQAALLQIIRMRQGLVC